Proteins encoded in a region of the Suricata suricatta isolate VVHF042 chromosome 10, meerkat_22Aug2017_6uvM2_HiC, whole genome shotgun sequence genome:
- the PAN2 gene encoding PAN2-PAN3 deadenylation complex catalytic subunit PAN2 isoform X3 produces MNFEGLDPGLAEYAPAMHSALDPVLDAHLNPSLLQNVELDPEGVALEALPVQESVHIMEGVYSELHSVVAEVGVPVSVSHFDLHEEMLWVGSHGGHATSFFGPALERYSSFQVNGSDDIRQIQSLENGILFLTKNNLKYMARGGLIIFDYLLDESEDMHSLLLTDSSTLLVGGLQNHILEIDLNTVQETQKYAVETPGVTIMRQTNRFFFCGHTSGKVSLRDLRTFKVEHEFDAFSGSLSDFDVHGNLLAACGFSSRLTGLACDRFLKVYDLRMMRAITPLQVHVDPAFLRFIPTYTSRLAIISQSGQCQFCEPTGLANPADIFHVNPVGPLLMTFDVSASKQALAFGDSEGCVHLWTDSPEPSFNPFSRETEFALPCLVDSLPPLDWSQDLLPLSLIPVPLTTDTLLSDWPAANSAPAPRRAPPVDAEILRTMKKVGFIGYAPNPRTRLRNQIPYRLKESDSEFDNFSQVTESPIGREEEPHLHMVSKKYRKVTIKYSKLGLEDFDFKHYNKTLFAGLEPHIPNAYCNCMIQVLYFLEPVRCLIQNHLCQKEFCLACELGFLFHMLDLSRGDPCQGSNFLRAFRTIPEASALGLILADSDEASGKGNLARLIQRWNRFILTQLHQDMQELEVPQAYRGAGGSFCSSGDSVIGQLFSCEMENCSLCRCGSETVRASSTLLFTLSYPEDKTGKNWDFAQVLKRSICLEQNTQAWCDNCEKYQPTIQTRNIRHLPDILVINCEVNSLKEADFWRMQAEVAFKMAIKKHGGEISKNKEFALADWKELGSPEGMLMCSSIEELKNVWLPFSIRMKMTKNKGLDVCNWTDGDEIQWGPARAEEEHGVFVYDLMATVVHILDSRTGGSLVAHIKVGETYHQRKEGVTHQQWYLFNDFLIEPIDKHEAVQFDMNWKVPAILYYVKRNLNSKYNLNIKNPIEASVLLAEASLARKQRKTHTTFIPLMLNEMPQVGDLVGLDAEFVTLNEEEAELRSDGTKSTIKPSQMSVARITCVRGQGPNEGIPFIDDYISTQEQVVDYLTQYSGIKPGDLDAKISSKHLTTLKSTYLKLRFLIDIGVKFVGHGLQKDFRVINLMVPKDQVLDTVYLFHMPRKRMISLRFLAWYFLDLKIQGETHDSIEDARTALQLYRKYLELSKNGTEPESFHKVLKGLYEKGRKMDWKVPEPEGQTSPKNAAVFSSVLAL; encoded by the exons ATGAACTTCGAGGGTCTGGACCCTGGACTGGCAGAGTATGCCCCGGCCATGCATTCTGCCCTGGATCCTGTCTTGGATGCCCACCTGAACCCAAGTCTGCTACAGAATGTGGAGCTGGATCCTGAGGGGGTGGCCCTGGAGGCTCTCCCTGTCCAGGAGTCAGTGCACATAATGGAAGGTGTCTACTCTGAATTGCACAGTGTGGTGGCTGAAGTGGGTGTGCCTGTCTCCGTCTCCCACTTTGACTTGCACGAGGAGATGCTGTGGGTGGGAAGCCACGGG GGCCATGCCACTTCATTTTTTGGCCCCGCCTTGGAGCGTTACTCATCCTTTCAGGTCAATGGCAGTGATGACATTCGACAGATACAGAGCCTGGAAAATGGTATCCTATTTCTCACCAAGAACAACCTCAAGTATATGGCTCGTGGGGGCCTCATTATATTTGATTACCT gttGGATGAGAGTGAGGATATGCACAGTCTCCTGCTGACTGACAGCAGCACTCTGCTTGTTGGTGGGCTGCAGAACCACATATTGGAAATTGACCTTAACACTGTCCAAGAGACTCAGAAG TATGCAGTTGAGACACCTGGAGTCACCATTATGAGACAGACAAATCGCTTCTTCTTCTGTGGCCACACATCTGGCAAG GTTTCTCTGCGAGACCTCCGTACTTTTAAGGTGGAGCATGAGTTTGATGCTTTCTCGGGGAGTCTGTCAGATTTTGATGTGCATGGCAACCTGCTGGCCGCCTGTGGCTTCTCCAGCCGCCTCACTGGCCTGGCCTGTGACCGTTTCCTCAAGGTGTATGATCTGCGCATGATGCGTGCCATCACACCACTTCAAGTACATGTGGATCCTGCCTTCTTGCGCTTCATCCCTACATATACTTCTCGACTTGCTATCATCTCCCAGTCGG GGCAATGCCAGTTTTGTGAGCCCACAGGCTTGGCCAACCCAGCAGACATCTTTCATGTGAATCCCGTGGGGCCTCTGCTAATGACATTTGACGTATCAGCCAGCAAGCAGGCCCTGGCCTTTGGGGATTCCGAGGGCTGTGTGCACCTCTGGACTGATTCCCCTGAACCTTCCTTCAACCCTTTCTCCCGTGAGACGGAGTTTGCTTTGCCCTGTCTTGTGGACTCACTGCCTCCTCTGGACTGGAGCCAGGACCTGCTGCCTCTTTCCCTCATCCCTGTCCCGCTCACCACTGACACGCTTCTCTCTGATTGGCCTGCTGCCAACTCCGCTCCAGCTCCCAG GCGAGCGCCCCCTGTGGATGCAGAGATTCTACGCACCATGAAGAAGGTGGGCTTCATTGGCTATGCACCCAACCCCCGCACCAGGCTGCGCAATCAG attCCTTACCGACTCAAAGAGTCAGACAGCGAATTTGACAACTTCAGCCAGGTCACTGAGTCACCGATCGGGCGGGAAGAGGAGCCACATCTCCACATGGTCTCTAAGAAATACCGCAAG GTAACCATCAAGTACTCCAAGCTAGGGTTGGAGGACTTTGACTTCAAACACTACAATAAGACCCTGTTTGCTGGATTAGAGCCCCACATTCCTAACGCCTACTGTAACTGCATGATCCAG GTGCTCTACTTTCTCGAGCCCGTTCGCTGTCTTATACAGAACCATCTTTGCCAGAAGGAGTTCTGTCTGGCATGTGAACTGGGTTTCCTCTTCCACATGTTGGATCTCTCTCGAGGTGACCCTTGTCAG GGCAGTAATTTTCTTCGGGCATTCCGCACCATTCCTGAGGCCTCGGCCCTTGGTCTGATCCTGGCTGACTCAGATGAGGCTTCAGGCAAAGGCAATCTCGCCAGGCTTATTCAGAGGTGGAATCGCTTCATTCTCACTCAACTGCATCAGGATATGCAGGAGCTAGAAGTACCCCAGGCTTATCGAGGTGCTGGAGGCAG TTTTTGCTCATCGGGGGACTCTGTCATCGGGCAGCTGTTCAGCTGTGAGATGGAGAATTGCAGCCTCTGCCGCTGCGGCAGTGAGACCGTGCGAGCCTCTTCCACCCTGCTCTTCACGCTCTCCTACCCCGAGG ATAAAACCGGGAAGAACTGGGACTTTGCTCAGGTGCTGAAGCGAAGCATCTGCCTCGAGCAGAATACACAGGCCTGGTGTGACAACTGCGAGAAGTACCAGCCCACG aTTCAGACCCGCAACATCCGCCATCTGCCAGATATTCTTGTCATCAACTGTGAGGTGAACAGCTTGAAAGAAGCTGATTTCTGGAGAATGCAGGCTGAG GTTGCCTTCAAGATGGCAATAAAAAAACATGGAGGAGAAATCTCTAAGAATAAAGAGTTTGCTTTAGCTGATTG GAAGGAACTAGGGAGTCCAGAGGGCATGCTGATGTGTTCCTCCATTGAGGAGTTGAAGAATGTCTGGCTTCCTTTCTCCATTCGCATGAAGATGACCAAGAATAAAGGGCTGGATGTTTGCAATTGGACTGATGGGGATGAGATACAG TGGGGCCCAGccagggcagaggaggagcaTGGTGTCTTTGTGTATGACCTGATGGCTACTGTGGTACACATCCTGGACTCACGCACAGGGGGCAGCCTGGTGGCTCACATCAAAGTTGGAGAGACCTACCACCAGCGCAAGGAG GGTGTTACCCACCAGCAGTGGTATCTCTTCAATGACTTTCTTATTGAACCTATTGATAAG catgAAGCTGTGCAGTTTGACATGAATTGGAAAGTACCTGCTATCCTTTATTACGTCAAAAGGAATCTTAATTCCAAATACAACCTGAACA TCAAGAACCCTATTGAGGCAAGTGTCCTGCTAGCTGAAGCCTCTCTAGCACGGAAGCAGCGAAAAACGCATACTACCTTTATTCCACTGATGCTGAATGAGATGCCACAGGTTGGAGATCTGGTGGGCCTAGATGCTGAGTTTGTCACTCTTAATGAG GAGGAAGCAGAGTTACGCAGTGATGGCACCAAGTCCACCATCAAACCAAGCCAGATGTCAGTAGCAAGGATTACTTGTGTTCGAGGCCAGGGACCCAATGAGGGTATCCCCTTCATTGATGACTATATCTCTACCCAGGAGCAG GTGGTGGATTACTTGACTCAGTACTCGGGGATTAAGCCAGGAGACCTAGATGCCAAGATTTCCTCTAAGCACCTCACAACTCTCAAGTCTACCTACTTAAAGCTTCGTTTTCTTATAGATATTGGAGTCAAGTTTGTGGGTCATGGTCTGCAGAAGGACTTCCGGGTCATCAACCTCATG GTACCCAAGGACCAAGTCCTTGACACTGTCTATCTCTTTCATATGCCCCGAAAACGAATGATTTCCCTGCGATTCCTTGCTTGGTACTTCCTAG ACCTGAAGATCCAAGGGGAAACCCATGACAGTATTGAAGATGCCCGCACAGCCCTTCAACTCTACCGAAAGTATCTGGAGCTAAGCAAAAATGGCACGGAGCCTGAATCCTTCCACAAAGTGCTCAAGGGTCTTTATGAGAAGGGCCGAAAGATGGACTGGAAGGTTCCTGAGCCTGAGGGTCAGACAAGTCCCAAGA ATGCTGCTGTCTTCTCCTCAGTGTTGGCACTCTGA